One genomic segment of Streptomyces liangshanensis includes these proteins:
- a CDS encoding helix-turn-helix domain-containing protein produces the protein MASLNVGNLGEYLREQRRTARLSLRQLADAAGVSNPYLSQIERGLRKPSADILQQLAKALRISAETLYVQAGMLDERERQELETRAVLLADPSINERQKQVLLQIYESFRKENGFESTIEAKLGAALVADAASAAVADQDADATVEKTAEAAEAAEEGTADGGAAKPPTP, from the coding sequence ATGGCATCACTCAACGTCGGCAATCTTGGTGAGTACCTGCGGGAGCAGCGGCGCACGGCGCGGTTGTCGTTGCGGCAGCTCGCCGATGCCGCCGGGGTGTCCAATCCGTACCTCAGCCAGATCGAGCGGGGTCTGCGCAAGCCCAGCGCGGACATCCTCCAGCAGCTCGCCAAGGCGCTGCGGATCTCCGCGGAGACGCTGTATGTGCAGGCCGGGATGTTGGACGAGCGGGAGCGGCAGGAGTTGGAGACGCGCGCCGTCCTCCTCGCCGATCCGTCCATAAACGAGCGGCAGAAGCAGGTGCTGCTCCAGATCTACGAGTCCTTCCGCAAGGAGAACGGATTCGAGTCGACGATCGAGGCGAAGTTGGGCGCGGCCCTGGTCGCGGACGCGGCGAGTGCCGCCGTTGCCGACCAGGACGCCGACGCGACCGTCGAGAAGACCGCGGAGGCCGCAGAGGCCGCAGAGGAAGGCACCGCCGACGGTGGTGCCGCCAAGCCACCCACCCCCTGA
- a CDS encoding DUF2516 family protein — MLISGFNNIFTLLSLAMLVFAVVALVFAATARKDAYPAADKKTKSFWLIILGVVVAVDFFLSGVLFLQIAGLVATIVFMVDVRPALRQVSGGGRRSGGSSSDGPYGPYNGGR; from the coding sequence GTGCTGATCTCAGGGTTCAACAACATTTTCACGCTCCTCAGCCTGGCGATGCTCGTGTTCGCCGTTGTCGCGCTGGTCTTCGCCGCGACGGCCCGCAAGGACGCCTACCCGGCGGCGGACAAGAAGACGAAGAGCTTCTGGCTGATCATTCTCGGTGTGGTGGTGGCCGTGGACTTCTTCCTGTCCGGCGTCCTCTTCCTCCAGATCGCCGGGCTCGTCGCGACGATCGTGTTCATGGTCGACGTACGGCCCGCGCTCCGCCAGGTCTCCGGCGGCGGCCGCCGCAGCGGTGGATCGAGCAGCGACGGTCCTTACGGTCCGTACAACGGCGGTCGGTGA
- a CDS encoding class I SAM-dependent methyltransferase yields MDRWIAAVHGPALRRAADPVVVDLGYGAAPWTAVELLRRLRTAEPRTEVVGIEIDPARVAAALPYEEEGLRFRHGGFEIPLPGGRRPVLVRAANVLRQYDEGEVAAVWARLCARLAPGGLLVEGTCDEIGRRHVWVALGPEGPRTVTFATRLGSLGRPSDLAERLPKALIHRNVPGEPVHAFLRDFDRAWAAAAPYASFGARQRWVRAVRDLSADWPVGSDARRWRQGEVTVEWAALAPGEESTGRSPLSF; encoded by the coding sequence ATGGACCGCTGGATCGCCGCCGTGCACGGCCCCGCGCTGCGGCGCGCGGCCGATCCCGTGGTGGTGGACCTGGGGTACGGGGCGGCGCCCTGGACGGCCGTCGAGCTGCTGCGGCGGCTGCGTACGGCGGAGCCGCGTACCGAGGTCGTCGGGATCGAGATCGACCCGGCGCGGGTCGCGGCGGCGCTCCCATACGAGGAGGAGGGGCTCCGCTTCCGGCACGGCGGCTTCGAGATACCGCTGCCGGGCGGCCGGCGGCCGGTGCTGGTGCGCGCCGCCAATGTGCTGCGGCAGTACGACGAGGGCGAGGTCGCCGCGGTGTGGGCGCGGCTGTGCGCGCGCCTGGCGCCGGGCGGGCTGCTGGTGGAGGGGACGTGCGACGAGATCGGCCGGCGGCACGTCTGGGTCGCGCTCGGACCCGAGGGGCCGCGGACGGTCACCTTCGCGACGCGGCTCGGGTCGCTGGGCCGGCCCTCCGACCTGGCGGAACGGCTGCCGAAGGCGCTGATCCACCGCAACGTGCCGGGCGAACCGGTCCACGCGTTCCTGCGGGACTTCGACCGGGCGTGGGCGGCGGCGGCGCCGTACGCGTCGTTCGGCGCGCGGCAGCGGTGGGTCAGGGCCGTACGGGACCTGTCGGCGGACTGGCCGGTGGGGTCCGACGCGCGGCGGTGGCGGCAGGGAGAGGTGACGGTGGAGTGGGCGGCGCTGGCGCCCGGTGAGGAGTCAACCGGCCGGTCGCCCCTGTCGTTTTGA
- a CDS encoding SigE family RNA polymerase sigma factor: MDLAAKWAVGAGPGGAESVEGDFHGFVAARSAALFRSALVLTGSRDAAEDLVQETLERACRKWRAISAKDAPDAYVRRIMVNLANDRWRRFRRTAQHPADGGPAAPGDEYGRIDSRDQLVRALQQLPIRMRTVVVLRYYHDLSDAEIAADLKISPSTVRSQLARGIDRLRRQFPEPSAPSPQQLLEGTR; encoded by the coding sequence ATGGATCTGGCAGCCAAGTGGGCAGTGGGCGCCGGGCCCGGTGGTGCCGAGTCGGTGGAGGGGGACTTCCATGGATTCGTCGCCGCCCGGTCGGCCGCGCTGTTCCGGAGCGCACTCGTCCTGACGGGCAGCCGCGACGCGGCGGAGGACCTGGTGCAGGAGACCCTGGAGCGGGCCTGCCGCAAGTGGCGCGCCATCAGCGCCAAGGACGCCCCGGACGCGTACGTGCGGCGGATCATGGTCAATCTCGCCAACGACCGTTGGCGAAGATTCCGGCGTACGGCTCAGCACCCGGCCGACGGCGGCCCGGCCGCACCGGGCGACGAGTACGGACGGATCGACAGCCGGGACCAGTTGGTCCGCGCTCTTCAGCAACTGCCCATACGGATGCGGACGGTGGTGGTGCTGCGGTACTACCACGATCTGTCCGACGCCGAGATAGCGGCCGACCTGAAGATTTCGCCGAGCACCGTCCGTTCCCAACTCGCCCGCGGCATCGACCGGCTCAGACGCCAGTTCCCCGAACCCTCCGCCCCTTCACCGCAGCAGCTCCTGGAAGGAACGCGATGA
- a CDS encoding C40 family peptidase: MGRRRSAAAAITLVCALCALASPQAMSGAYAAPAPPSTPSFSLPPTSSQSAVPPPPVELPPGYRQSGPPGKKSLDDVRIELDALYAKAASATDAYNLADEQYQKLSAEVSSLTRDLARGQERIDELNKTAGAAARAQYRGGGLPPEAQLVLTDDPGLFLDGVGRLRESQRATRHLIAELTRAQEDLKTYAQDAGTEWAKLEVSRAKKEKAKREITKRIAAAERIEAGLEKEDLARLARLQDAAALKAQSAWLGSGALKDINRTASAQGKQAIAFATAQIGKPYVWGAEGPSSYDCSGLTSEAWAAAGRPIPRTSQEQWKQLPRVPVADMRPGDLIIYFEDASHVGMYVGDGTIVHAPRPGRNVTQAGAGTMRILGVVRPDK; this comes from the coding sequence GTGGGCCGACGTCGCAGTGCCGCCGCCGCGATCACACTGGTCTGCGCTCTCTGCGCGCTGGCCTCGCCCCAGGCGATGAGCGGCGCGTACGCGGCCCCCGCCCCGCCCTCCACTCCCTCCTTCTCCTTGCCCCCCACGTCCTCCCAGTCGGCCGTACCGCCGCCGCCCGTCGAACTCCCCCCGGGCTACCGCCAGTCGGGCCCCCCGGGCAAGAAGTCGCTGGACGACGTACGGATCGAGCTGGACGCCCTCTACGCGAAGGCCGCGTCGGCGACGGACGCGTACAACCTCGCCGACGAGCAGTACCAGAAGCTCTCGGCGGAGGTGTCGTCGCTGACGCGGGACCTCGCCCGGGGCCAGGAGCGGATCGACGAGCTGAACAAGACCGCGGGCGCCGCCGCGCGGGCGCAGTACCGGGGCGGCGGGCTGCCTCCCGAGGCGCAGTTGGTGCTCACCGACGACCCCGGCCTCTTCCTGGACGGCGTGGGGCGGCTCCGGGAGAGCCAGCGCGCCACGCGCCACCTGATCGCCGAACTGACGCGGGCGCAGGAGGACTTGAAGACGTACGCGCAGGACGCCGGTACGGAGTGGGCGAAGCTGGAGGTCAGCCGGGCCAAGAAGGAGAAGGCCAAGAGGGAGATCACGAAGCGGATCGCCGCGGCCGAGAGGATAGAGGCCGGCCTGGAGAAGGAAGACCTCGCGCGGCTGGCGCGGCTCCAGGACGCCGCGGCCCTCAAGGCACAGTCGGCGTGGCTGGGGTCCGGCGCGCTCAAGGACATCAACCGCACGGCGAGCGCGCAGGGCAAGCAGGCGATCGCCTTCGCGACGGCGCAGATCGGGAAGCCGTACGTGTGGGGGGCGGAGGGCCCGTCCTCGTACGACTGCTCGGGACTGACGTCGGAGGCGTGGGCGGCGGCCGGGCGGCCCATCCCCCGTACGTCGCAGGAGCAGTGGAAGCAGTTGCCGCGGGTCCCGGTCGCGGACATGCGGCCCGGCGATCTGATCATCTACTTCGAGGACGCGAGCCATGTGGGGATGTACGTGGGCGACGGCACGATCGTGCACGCGCCGCGGCCGGGGCGGAACGTGACGCAGGCGGGGGCGGGCACGATGCGGATCCTCGGGGTCGTACGGCCTGACAAGTAG
- a CDS encoding PP2C family protein-serine/threonine phosphatase gives MSVPAPVPRQRTSSPTVPATSAAAAGASTAAVTAAATAVPVPAPAAASAPASAPVSAPAPAPASSPAPLEERRYPATEGAKSGDLMLLVIEDDPVRTFTAPEPPEGADVRVRVRTARNLTEAERLLTDDIHCILVDLALPGSDDSDDLAPLKHVLRLAPRHAVLALAAEGDGERAAAAVRVGAQDFLFRDELDGRLLSRAIRYAVERKRADIAQRQLTESRLRAQENARLERGLLPTPLLQGSDLRFAARYRPGRSRALLGGDFYDTVRTPDGTVHAMIGDVCGHGPDEAALGVELRIAWRALTLAGLCGDRLLSTLQQVLEHERESEEIFATLCTVDIAPDGRRAGLCLAGHPSPLIKRSGVAAQLLPYEDGGPALGLLPRARWPRLQVELGGAWSLMMYTDGLIEGRVGPGERGRLGQEGMVEMINRQLTAGLRGDELLEAAVAEARELNGGELTDDVAMLLLDRGE, from the coding sequence ATGTCCGTACCCGCTCCCGTACCCAGGCAGCGCACGAGCTCGCCGACGGTGCCGGCCACTTCTGCGGCCGCCGCCGGGGCCAGCACCGCGGCCGTCACTGCGGCCGCCACCGCCGTGCCCGTACCGGCTCCCGCGGCCGCTTCCGCGCCCGCGTCCGCTCCCGTATCCGCCCCCGCGCCTGCCCCCGCTTCCTCGCCGGCGCCTCTCGAAGAGCGTCGGTATCCGGCCACCGAGGGCGCCAAGAGCGGCGACCTGATGCTGCTGGTGATCGAGGACGACCCGGTACGTACCTTCACCGCCCCCGAACCCCCCGAGGGCGCGGATGTCCGGGTCCGGGTCCGTACCGCCCGCAACCTCACCGAGGCCGAGCGGCTGCTCACGGACGACATCCACTGCATCCTCGTGGACCTCGCCCTGCCCGGTTCGGACGACAGCGACGACCTGGCCCCGCTCAAGCACGTCCTGCGGCTGGCTCCCCGCCACGCCGTACTGGCGCTGGCGGCGGAGGGGGACGGCGAGCGCGCGGCGGCGGCCGTACGGGTCGGGGCGCAGGACTTCCTCTTCCGCGACGAGCTGGACGGGCGGCTGCTGAGCCGGGCGATCCGGTACGCGGTCGAACGCAAGCGCGCCGACATCGCGCAGCGCCAGCTGACCGAGTCGCGGCTGCGCGCCCAGGAGAACGCCCGGCTGGAGCGCGGGCTGCTCCCCACTCCCCTGCTCCAGGGCTCCGACCTGCGCTTCGCGGCCCGCTACCGGCCCGGCAGATCGCGGGCGCTGCTGGGCGGGGACTTCTACGACACGGTCCGTACGCCCGACGGCACGGTCCACGCGATGATCGGCGACGTGTGCGGGCACGGCCCGGACGAGGCGGCGCTGGGCGTGGAGCTGCGGATCGCGTGGCGGGCGCTGACGCTGGCGGGGCTCTGCGGCGACCGGCTGCTCTCGACGCTCCAGCAGGTGCTGGAGCACGAGCGGGAGAGCGAGGAGATCTTCGCGACGCTCTGCACGGTCGACATCGCGCCGGACGGGCGGCGGGCCGGCCTGTGCCTGGCCGGGCACCCGTCACCGCTGATCAAGCGGTCGGGCGTGGCGGCGCAGCTGCTCCCGTACGAGGACGGCGGGCCGGCCCTGGGCCTGCTGCCGCGCGCCCGCTGGCCCCGGCTCCAGGTCGAGCTGGGCGGGGCGTGGAGCCTGATGATGTACACGGACGGGCTGATCGAGGGGCGCGTGGGCCCCGGCGAGAGGGGGCGGCTCGGCCAGGAGGGCATGGTCGAGATGATCAACCGCCAGCTGACCGCGGGCCTCCGGGGCGACGAGCTGCTGGAGGCGGCGGTGGCGGAGGCGCGGGAGCTGAACGGCGGCGAGCTGACGGACGACGTGGCGATGCTGCTGCTGGACCGGGGCGAGTGA